The DNA region AATGCCAGTGGCGTGGGCATGACTACGCCCGACGGTGTCCGATAGGACGCTGCGTACGTGCCTGCGAAGAGAGCATTGAGCTGACTAATGGAATTGCCTGATCCGACTTCCTGATTGATGAAAGCCACTTTTTTGGGATCGACGCCAGGGGGCAGGGCCATCATCAAGTCCATCATCATATGAATCTGAAAGTCGATGCGGCCGGTGTTTAATGCTGATATGAGTCGCCCCATATTCGTCTGCAAGGCATTGATTTCATCATCCATGCTTGCGCTCGTGTCGATGGCGAAGACCATGTCGACTTTAAGAGAAACCGCGTGTTGATCGGTAATGGCCCCGGCCGGCATGCTGCTCGAATCGCCTGAATCAGCGTCCGACGCCTTAGGTGCGCTCATGGCATCTTTGGAATCCGCGCCGGTATCCAAAGGAGGAAGTTCGGCGTCCTCGACTTTCGTGACCGTTTCTTCGGGCTTGGATTCTCCCTGAAACTCTGATTTTTCTGTGCAGGCAAGCAGACCAAGAGTCAGAGCGATGGGCAAGAACACTTGTGTGGCTTTCATATGGAGTCCTCCTTAGCATTGCTACGATGTTCCGTAATGCCTATGAGTTTGCAACTCGCATTCCACGCCAGGCGGCAATTTCGGAGAATCCTTCAAAAAACCGTTTTTACTGTTTTTTTAAAAAATCTTTACAATTCGAAAGCCAAAGGATCCTGTGGCTTTGTAAAGATTTGACAGGTATGGGGCTTCGGAGCGGAAACGGAGTTTAGGGTATATCTTAGTCGAAACAGGTGCTTAAGAGGCATGTCATGTTTCAGAGCAGGGTTTAAAATCGGTCTGACTCTTTACACTATCTTTAAATATCCTTAATTTTAATGACTTAGGGCCCTGTCCGCGACCAAGCGTGTTTGGTTTTTGACAGGACCCAGAGCGCATCAGCCGTTGAGCATCCAGGTCGCGCAGGCGGCGGGCCCAGGGTTTCCCGGGCCCGAATCCTGAAGATTCTGAGCCAGCGAATCGAGTTCCTTGGTGATCCTCGCATCGCTCACCCTGGTCTTCACAAGATTCACCATCTCCACGGGACTCGGCCCACCGATCGCATCGAAGCAGGAAAGACCATTTTTAAGCTGCGCTGTATCCTGCTCGGCCAGATTCTGCTGCAGCCAAAGGCTTCCGACGCTGATCACGAAGCCTTCCATCCAGCCGCGATTGGGCAGTACGACATTCGCATCCCCAGGCGATGGATTCTGAGGATCATTCCAGGTTTGCAAAGTTTCCTTGGCAAACACGGCTGATTGATAAACAGCATAACCCACGCCACCGATGACCAATGCGAAAAGGGCCATCAGGGTCACGCCGATCACGATGATTTTCTTTTTATAACGGGCCCAGAGCGAATACTTGATGCTGTTCTGATAACGCATAAGGGTCTCCTTGCTTGTGCCGGACTTGCCTCAAAGGCGAGTATGAACGAAAGCGATGACTTTGTTAAAATAGATAAACACTCTATTTTACTTCGTTTGATGCGATATGGGGTGCTTCCCCTGCTTTTCAAGCCTTTGGTTCCGTGTTACGAGAACACCTGAGTTCAAAACCATGTTGTTCCAACCGCTGGAGGTTTTATGAACAGATTTTTTCCCACTCTCGCTTCCCTGGCGCTGTCTTTATCCCTTCCTCCCTTGTCCATGGCTGGTGTCGCACTTCCCAACCCGGCCTCGCAGCTCTGCGTGGAGTTGGGCGGGGCCCTGAAACCCTATGTCCAGGAGGACGGCGGTGCGGTGAGTCTTTGCGCTTTTCAGGATGATGTCTATCTCAACGGACTGATCGAAGAATGGACCCTTTATCGTTATAAAAAGGGTGACGCCGCGCAGTCGTTGGCGGTGAAAGCCTACTTTGATCACGTTGCCTATCAGGCTCCCACCGAGGGACCTGTGGGCCATCCCGCTCTGCGTTACTGCGAGCAGGTCGGCGGAACACGATACATCATCACCGAGGCTTCGGGTGATGAATCGGGTGTTTGTAAATTTGAAGATGGATCGCAGCTTGAAGAGTGGACCCTCTTCCGTGGGCCGGAGGTTCATAAGAGTTTGACCAAAGTGCTTGAAAACGGAACTCAAGATTAACGTCAGACGCTGTCCCTGCCAAATCCAGCTCCCCTCCAGAGTATTTTTTTGAGATAAGATCAGGGAATACTTCTGAAAGGGGTTGGCATGGAACAAAGCAAAAGTCGTGGACCACTTCTCGATCATTTGGACGAGATCGAGGCGCGTTGCCTTCAGGGTGACCCGCGTTTGAAGGACATCATCGACATCTTCGGAGCCGATGGTCATTACGTCCTTATACTGTTCTTTATCCTGCCTTTTCTGCAACCGATCCCTTTATTTGGTCTCTCGACACCCTTTGGTCTTGTGATCGCAGCGATCGCGGTCTTATCCTATCTGCAAAAACCTGCCTTTATTCCAGAGCGCTGGGCCGAGCGCAAACTGAGTGCTGCGACGGTGAAGCGCATAGCTGTGGGTTCGGAAAGGATTTTTGAAAAGA from Oligoflexus sp. includes:
- a CDS encoding DUF333 domain-containing protein codes for the protein MNRFFPTLASLALSLSLPPLSMAGVALPNPASQLCVELGGALKPYVQEDGGAVSLCAFQDDVYLNGLIEEWTLYRYKKGDAAQSLAVKAYFDHVAYQAPTEGPVGHPALRYCEQVGGTRYIITEASGDESGVCKFEDGSQLEEWTLFRGPEVHKSLTKVLENGTQD
- a CDS encoding exopolysaccharide biosynthesis protein, whose protein sequence is MEQSKSRGPLLDHLDEIEARCLQGDPRLKDIIDIFGADGHYVLILFFILPFLQPIPLFGLSTPFGLVIAAIAVLSYLQKPAFIPERWAERKLSAATVKRIAVGSERIFEKIGFLLHPRMKYMLQGPFKLLNAILLVFNAVLLALPLPIPFSNTLPAWMIMFQTLAHLEEDGVFAILSYVQTLICLIYFSLIWFGLGTGIEFLDKQKLF